A genomic segment from Armatimonadota bacterium encodes:
- the sufC gene encoding Fe-S cluster assembly ATPase SufC translates to MLVIEDLHASIGEREILKGISLRVGAGEVHAIMGPNGSGKSTLAAVLAGRDSYHVTGGSVTFRGSDLLEMEPEVRAREGIFLAFQYPVEIPGVNNTYFLKAALNAIRAYRGEPELDAMDFLKLARKKVAALNMDAELLTRPVNAGFSGGEKKRNEIFQMAVLEPALAILDETDSGLDIDALQTVAAGVNALRSPDRAIVVVTHYQRLLNYIVPDFVHVLSAGKIVRSGDRSLALELEQRGYSWLTGAPDTEAVTA, encoded by the coding sequence ATGCTGGTAATTGAGGATCTGCACGCAAGCATTGGCGAGCGCGAAATACTGAAAGGGATCAGCCTGCGCGTTGGCGCGGGCGAAGTCCACGCGATAATGGGGCCGAACGGATCGGGGAAAAGCACGCTGGCGGCCGTACTTGCCGGGCGCGACAGCTACCACGTGACTGGCGGCTCGGTTACATTTCGCGGTAGCGATCTGTTGGAGATGGAGCCTGAAGTACGCGCTCGCGAGGGGATCTTCCTGGCGTTTCAATATCCGGTAGAGATTCCGGGCGTCAACAACACCTATTTTCTCAAGGCGGCGCTCAATGCGATCCGAGCCTACCGTGGCGAGCCTGAGTTGGACGCTATGGATTTTCTCAAACTGGCGCGCAAAAAGGTGGCTGCCCTTAACATGGACGCCGAGCTTCTGACACGACCCGTGAATGCAGGCTTCTCGGGCGGCGAAAAGAAGCGGAACGAGATTTTCCAGATGGCAGTACTGGAGCCGGCGCTGGCGATTCTGGATGAGACCGACTCTGGTCTGGACATCGACGCGCTGCAAACGGTTGCGGCGGGGGTCAATGCCCTGCGATCGCCGGACCGCGCCATTGTGGTGGTAACCCACTATCAACGCCTGCTCAACTACATCGTTCCGGATTTCGTCCACGTGCTCAGCGCGGGCAAGATCGTTCGAAGCGGCGACCGCTCTTTGGCTCTCGAACTGGAGCAGCGCGGATATTCCTGGCTCACCGGAGCGCCGGATACCGAAGCGGTAACGGCATAA
- a CDS encoding SUF system NifU family Fe-S cluster assembly protein, which yields MADLDDLYQETILDHNRRPRNFGALPGANCTAEGYNPLCGDHIHVYARVEDGTIRELRFESTGCAISRASASLMTEALIGRTVEEADRLFAEMRVLLTGGMVQGDAEELMGKLAVLSGVHQFPTRIKCAVLAWHALDAALHQRGEVSTENEEAVREER from the coding sequence ATGGCCGATCTTGACGATCTGTACCAGGAGACCATTCTGGATCACAATCGCCGGCCGCGCAACTTTGGCGCCTTGCCGGGCGCCAACTGCACGGCCGAAGGGTACAACCCGCTATGTGGCGACCATATTCACGTGTATGCTCGCGTGGAGGACGGCACCATTCGCGAGCTGCGCTTCGAAAGTACGGGCTGCGCAATCTCACGTGCGTCGGCATCGCTCATGACCGAAGCACTGATCGGTCGCACCGTGGAGGAGGCAGACAGGCTGTTTGCCGAAATGCGCGTGTTGCTCACGGGAGGTATGGTGCAAGGCGATGCGGAGGAACTCATGGGCAAACTTGCGGTACTCTCCGGAGTTCACCAGTTCCCTACGAGAATAAAATGCGCCGTCCTCGCCTGGCATGCACTCGACGCGGCCTTGCATCAACGCGGTGAAGTCAGCACCGAGAATGAGGAGGCCGTCCGTGAGGAACGATAG
- a CDS encoding TolC family protein, producing MTTACLVGGAALAAQQQPNGATTARPSNATFTLTQALRASLANPRTSTTWQLTTDASASHINVSRAAFLPVVTGVLGVSAVSSGNVTLFSSEVGGFAGFARGHTRAGVDVEYPVYDGGKRLAQLHSDTAAYRSAVDGVRTDQVSALMNTLIAFYTTLQNQRLVASSGAAVAAARQHLVDAQARLQVGLVAKGEVLTAQSALSQAIAVEEARNGLLSASRAHLANLLGGDPATLVPKVSDPAEELPITDSRDKLVAEAMAFDPQKQAIYDQRASARYQLSTIRADLSPVVSIGASFGYLFATNNNFGPYVVASADLGIPLFEQENVHAREREQLDAVHKLSVAAEQDQADLKEQVETIYSNYVSGAAAVVADRDSVMAAREALRLAQEQYQVGKGTQTSVLDAIHLLATAQDNLALELTARDIAEQTLNTLTGGYADLLPAPVLKPKK from the coding sequence GTGACCACGGCATGCCTGGTCGGTGGCGCGGCGCTCGCCGCTCAGCAGCAGCCAAACGGCGCCACAACAGCCCGGCCGTCCAACGCCACCTTTACGCTGACGCAGGCTTTGAGGGCCTCGCTTGCCAATCCTCGTACCTCCACCACGTGGCAGTTGACCACCGATGCCTCGGCGAGCCATATCAACGTGTCGCGGGCAGCGTTTCTGCCGGTTGTCACAGGCGTATTGGGCGTATCGGCCGTTTCCAGCGGCAACGTGACGCTCTTCTCGTCGGAGGTCGGAGGGTTTGCAGGATTCGCCCGTGGACACACACGGGCTGGTGTGGATGTGGAGTATCCGGTGTATGACGGCGGAAAGCGCCTCGCACAGCTTCACAGCGACACCGCTGCCTACCGCAGCGCAGTGGATGGCGTCCGCACCGATCAGGTTTCCGCGTTAATGAATACGCTGATCGCATTCTATACGACCCTCCAGAACCAACGCCTGGTTGCTTCCAGTGGCGCTGCGGTGGCGGCAGCCAGGCAGCATCTGGTTGACGCGCAAGCCCGCCTGCAGGTGGGGCTGGTGGCCAAGGGCGAGGTACTTACAGCCCAGAGCGCCCTATCGCAGGCCATCGCCGTGGAGGAGGCACGCAACGGCCTCCTCAGCGCATCTCGCGCGCATCTGGCAAACCTGCTCGGCGGCGACCCGGCGACTCTGGTGCCGAAAGTGAGCGATCCGGCCGAGGAGCTCCCGATCACCGACTCGCGCGACAAGCTGGTTGCCGAGGCGATGGCGTTCGACCCGCAGAAGCAGGCCATTTACGATCAACGAGCCAGTGCACGGTACCAGCTTTCCACGATCCGCGCCGACCTCTCGCCAGTCGTCTCCATTGGCGCGTCGTTTGGATATCTGTTTGCCACCAACAACAACTTCGGGCCGTATGTGGTGGCCTCGGCCGACCTTGGCATCCCACTGTTTGAGCAGGAGAATGTGCACGCCCGCGAACGTGAGCAGCTGGATGCGGTTCACAAGCTGTCGGTAGCGGCAGAGCAGGATCAGGCCGATCTGAAGGAGCAAGTGGAGACCATCTACTCCAACTATGTTTCAGGCGCGGCAGCGGTCGTGGCGGACCGCGACAGCGTTATGGCCGCGCGCGAAGCGCTCCGTCTGGCCCAGGAGCAGTATCAGGTTGGCAAAGGCACGCAGACCTCCGTCCTGGATGCCATCCACCTTTTAGCAACTGCACAGGATAACCTTGCTCTGGAACTCACGGCGCGCGATATTGCCGAGCAGACGCTTAACACCCTTACCGGCGGTTACGCCGATTTGCTGCCTGCGCCGGTGCTGAAGCCCAAGAAATGA
- a CDS encoding glycosyltransferase family 39 protein — MRSRAVLVVLALLFAGIVAYRSPRSASSLEVVPDSVEYAVVAQRSATLGRVDIAINGRDWPSRYPPWFSCGVLAPLYRLWPSLPGVGIIAVLFFSLAGIAAAFRIGVLLSGSSWGGLFAASLLAAYKGWLYMARLVMTDVPFAAVALWLCLIYLQIRRQPSMRLYMAAGILAAIGYALRAEGVVLAIPFLVAGWSDGKNRTRRMACVALPIATMFAATAAYNRTVFGSAFRTGYQFWCGVPYDYPAMFFGPRFIGANLHLLAARQSLYAIGIGLAGVILLMRRRTPVHSWTATFALLGVIPAAAAHLMYAYQGWRFFLPLYALLLIAGGAALGRIVDSALGANRRAMMLFGVGACIVGALLRPRQPTSDRYTALREIAQFAPGNAAVISALDPVYLEPWALRGTHRIAVPLSRQVEYASKCVTPVRIAHPFPPPKSLLDARSLLASGALEAIPFTATGSPQKILELLRSGRPVCLEERDAPPDAVSALMHRLTGVTEQPLAPTLAQLELRPAARH, encoded by the coding sequence ATGCGCTCTCGTGCTGTCCTGGTGGTGCTCGCGCTGCTCTTCGCAGGCATTGTTGCGTATCGCTCACCGCGCAGCGCCTCCAGCCTGGAGGTGGTCCCCGACTCGGTGGAGTATGCGGTGGTTGCGCAGCGAAGCGCAACGCTCGGCCGGGTCGATATCGCCATAAACGGTCGTGACTGGCCGTCTCGCTACCCGCCCTGGTTCTCTTGTGGTGTTCTCGCTCCGTTATACCGTCTCTGGCCGAGTCTGCCTGGCGTTGGCATTATCGCGGTCCTGTTCTTTTCGTTAGCGGGCATCGCCGCAGCCTTTCGCATCGGCGTGCTGCTCAGTGGTTCCTCCTGGGGCGGGCTTTTTGCCGCATCGCTTCTGGCCGCCTACAAAGGCTGGCTCTATATGGCGCGCCTTGTTATGACCGACGTCCCTTTCGCCGCGGTGGCGTTGTGGCTGTGCCTGATCTACCTTCAAATCCGTCGGCAGCCCTCCATGCGCCTCTACATGGCAGCCGGAATTCTCGCAGCAATCGGATACGCGCTGAGAGCCGAGGGAGTGGTACTGGCGATTCCCTTTCTGGTTGCGGGATGGAGCGATGGCAAGAACCGTACGCGGCGGATGGCATGCGTCGCACTGCCCATTGCCACGATGTTCGCTGCTACCGCAGCCTATAATCGCACGGTGTTCGGCAGTGCGTTCCGGACCGGCTATCAGTTTTGGTGCGGAGTGCCGTACGACTATCCGGCGATGTTCTTCGGACCTCGTTTCATTGGCGCAAACCTGCATCTGTTGGCGGCGCGCCAGTCGCTCTACGCGATTGGTATTGGGCTTGCCGGCGTCATCTTGCTTATGCGGCGGCGCACACCTGTTCACTCGTGGACCGCAACGTTTGCCCTGCTTGGCGTGATACCTGCCGCGGCAGCGCACCTGATGTACGCTTACCAGGGCTGGCGGTTCTTTCTGCCGCTTTACGCGCTGCTGCTCATCGCCGGCGGCGCTGCGCTGGGGCGCATCGTCGACTCCGCACTGGGTGCAAATCGGCGGGCCATGATGCTCTTCGGCGTTGGCGCTTGTATCGTAGGCGCCCTCCTTCGGCCGCGGCAGCCAACAAGCGATCGCTATACCGCGCTTCGCGAGATCGCCCAATTTGCTCCGGGCAATGCCGCGGTGATCTCGGCGCTGGACCCGGTCTACCTTGAGCCATGGGCACTGCGCGGCACCCACCGCATTGCCGTTCCACTATCACGCCAGGTGGAGTACGCCTCGAAATGCGTCACGCCGGTTCGCATCGCGCATCCGTTTCCACCGCCCAAATCTCTGCTGGATGCTCGATCACTGCTGGCATCCGGCGCGCTGGAGGCTATTCCTTTTACGGCAACCGGCTCGCCACAGAAGATTCTGGAACTGCTGCGTTCCGGCAGGCCGGTGTGCCTTGAGGAGCGTGACGCACCGCCCGACGCCGTCTCGGCGCTTATGCACCGTCTTACAGGTGTAACCGAGCAGCCGCTGGCGCCAACGCTGGCGCAGCTTGAATTACGTCCGGCTGCGAGGCATTGA
- the sufD gene encoding Fe-S cluster assembly protein SufD, which produces MAQVTEVQQELYTQFERLRSGSAPAWLAELRERGMRAFDTVGFPTRSNEEWRFTPTAPIVETSFEPALTDPGHEAEVRSAVLAAVGSQGARLVFVNGVCSPTLSQLPDALPGMLLTTLRSGAESDEWLTTLGSLAPIDNQPFAALNTAFLHDGAVVRIGRGCAPPPIDLVLVSVAGAVPSACWPRILILVEAGAEGVVTETWLTVGDGPVFTNAVTEVRCDAGSRLHHHRMMLEGPAAIHVASTQFHLGEGAVVTSHNLTRGGRLVRNDIGAVLAGRRAECTLDGICLADGVQVVDNHTVIDHAAPDCSSHELYKSVLSGSSHGIFNGKIFVRQDAQKTDAKQTNQTLLLSDTARINTKPQLEIFADDVRCTHGATVGQLNEDAIFYLQARGIGHEDARRLLTWAFAAGVADRIASAEVRRRVMAVLDHHLPHGGADGVA; this is translated from the coding sequence ATGGCGCAGGTAACCGAGGTGCAGCAGGAGCTTTACACGCAGTTTGAGCGGCTGCGGTCCGGCAGCGCGCCGGCCTGGCTGGCAGAATTGCGCGAACGCGGCATGCGCGCATTCGACACCGTTGGCTTTCCCACCCGCAGCAATGAGGAGTGGCGCTTTACCCCAACGGCGCCAATTGTGGAGACCAGCTTCGAGCCGGCGCTGACCGATCCGGGTCATGAGGCGGAGGTGAGGTCCGCCGTGTTGGCGGCAGTTGGCAGCCAGGGGGCACGGCTAGTCTTCGTCAACGGCGTGTGTTCGCCCACGCTGTCGCAACTACCGGATGCGCTGCCAGGGATGTTGCTCACCACGCTCCGCTCGGGAGCGGAGAGCGACGAGTGGCTCACGACGCTGGGCTCGCTAGCGCCGATCGACAATCAACCGTTTGCCGCACTCAACACGGCATTCCTGCACGACGGCGCCGTGGTCCGAATTGGCCGTGGATGCGCGCCGCCGCCGATTGACCTGGTCCTTGTCTCCGTCGCCGGCGCCGTACCCTCGGCGTGCTGGCCGAGAATCCTCATCCTGGTGGAAGCAGGCGCCGAAGGAGTGGTAACTGAGACGTGGCTCACGGTTGGTGATGGGCCGGTCTTCACGAATGCCGTTACCGAAGTTCGCTGCGACGCAGGGTCGCGTCTGCACCACCACAGGATGATGCTCGAGGGACCAGCGGCCATTCACGTAGCCTCAACCCAGTTTCACCTTGGTGAGGGCGCGGTGGTCACTTCCCACAATCTAACGCGCGGCGGCCGCCTTGTGCGGAACGATATTGGAGCTGTTCTCGCGGGTCGTCGTGCCGAATGTACGCTCGACGGCATCTGTCTGGCCGATGGCGTGCAAGTGGTAGATAACCATACCGTGATCGACCACGCCGCACCAGACTGCTCGTCCCATGAACTGTACAAATCGGTTCTCTCCGGCAGTTCTCACGGCATCTTCAACGGCAAGATCTTCGTCCGTCAGGATGCGCAGAAGACCGACGCAAAGCAGACCAACCAGACACTGCTGCTCAGCGATACCGCCCGAATCAACACGAAGCCGCAGCTGGAGATCTTTGCCGACGACGTGCGGTGTACGCATGGCGCCACGGTTGGCCAACTGAACGAGGACGCCATCTTCTATCTGCAGGCGCGTGGGATAGGGCACGAAGACGCCCGCAGGCTTCTCACCTGGGCATTCGCGGCCGGAGTGGCCGACCGTATCGCTTCGGCGGAGGTTCGTCGCCGGGTTATGGCCGTACTCGATCACCACCTCCCACATGGCGGCGCGGACGGAGTGGCCTAG
- a CDS encoding glycosyltransferase family 39 protein, with product MTSPSAGGAIPTRRRRLLVRGAIAAIALTPVLLSAAVASHFYDQARYNQQFRYYPFTWHAGWIQSPYHSGNVAMFRKELFVNGQVRNAWMVLAAHSFIDIWINGKSMAPFFNAAADEYRLNPDPIGGQATRYTALGYPETAELGHCYNLSMILHSGINVITMMVQTDRGDPGLVAEGSVETAGWHPFVSDASWMCSPYEQTRNGIPWTSPLYFDGASWLPSAVTGRIPHLPVDGDVTVLNTPMRAAYIGANNLDLAGGAEFRSTIQAPDRVVSGWLRISTTRPYDLVLDGTLIGTDSMVARYRRPLVVQGDNAIGLLNARKSGSARDYPADEVSARMAVYILKDVLVRGRNSIEVTLHPKEITADSALPTVYVDGLLRFADGTTGRVFTNALWQARVPGGRGEWSGARVATRPDLITPGIEHLFVDAKVTSAAGSRVRLLRNGVVLALLMLLAGFVVARLLGQPAPPSVSPMRRVGGVFMPPALVLAVAWMLQVIFAPSTQAFLFSSSRYAEAVLWVALCAWLAGVAALALSRRSEPAQSAEADLRRPFWRLAIRHGPAVAMCLMLVAAAVFTFTGLRRNGFIPDEYVSLLAARGILRTGLPLYQKSGILYPRSSLYHYLLAPFEAWGYHTGNLAFTRVLSGLWHLALIVVTYLFGRELKDRRTGLLAAALIAFSPYALYYAREVRFYSQFAFFSTLTFYLLLKSVRNPDNDRYRFATLLAYMGGYLSQEIMFTAIPAMMLVVLLAGQGRLWLKRWVATAMVAVVVVMSLDLWLYFHYCVTALPWVDVNAYPLLAFHVDDLDLTTSILLTNNERAQIVIGILVLGGALYLLYRVFTKPTEESAAERPWRWWNYLYVVTLAPLFVLTIISPHPASRYAVGFIALTGLIAACMAREIGSRLARWFDGGAASLASRYSTLLYAVGIVCVAAAAYRPLRTLHADSRTYDSSFTSAAHFIEQHRKPGDKIMAFNPEVAMVELDQCDYFWRPYNQAEDKYIADDGRLRERDSGAVVIDNVDKLRWVISHYPRVWLIFPPRNLSASHYLPVNQLNSELSANFRVVFHSLNCQVWLWDASLNHYRDRLNSSGMDQIDF from the coding sequence GTGACCTCACCATCGGCCGGAGGCGCTATCCCGACGCGGCGGCGAAGGCTGCTTGTACGTGGTGCCATAGCGGCGATTGCGCTCACACCCGTTCTGTTGTCGGCAGCTGTCGCCTCGCACTTTTACGATCAGGCGCGCTATAACCAGCAGTTCCGATACTATCCGTTCACGTGGCATGCCGGTTGGATCCAGTCTCCCTACCACTCCGGCAACGTGGCGATGTTCAGGAAGGAGCTATTCGTTAATGGCCAGGTGCGCAATGCCTGGATGGTGCTCGCCGCCCACAGCTTCATCGATATCTGGATCAACGGCAAGAGTATGGCGCCGTTCTTCAACGCCGCGGCCGATGAATACCGCCTGAACCCGGATCCAATCGGCGGTCAGGCGACCCGATACACAGCGCTGGGCTACCCCGAAACGGCGGAGCTGGGCCACTGCTATAACCTCTCCATGATCCTGCACTCCGGCATCAATGTGATCACGATGATGGTTCAAACCGATCGTGGCGACCCGGGTTTGGTTGCGGAAGGCAGTGTGGAAACCGCAGGCTGGCACCCGTTCGTGTCGGATGCCAGCTGGATGTGCTCACCGTACGAGCAGACGCGGAACGGCATTCCGTGGACGTCGCCGCTCTATTTCGACGGCGCGTCGTGGCTCCCGTCCGCCGTGACCGGACGAATCCCGCACCTGCCCGTCGATGGCGACGTAACCGTCCTCAATACGCCGATGCGGGCGGCATATATCGGCGCCAACAACCTTGATTTGGCGGGTGGCGCCGAGTTCCGCAGCACCATTCAGGCGCCGGATCGGGTTGTAAGCGGCTGGCTGCGCATTTCCACCACGCGTCCATACGATCTGGTCCTGGATGGCACGCTGATCGGCACCGACTCGATGGTAGCGCGGTACCGGCGGCCGCTTGTGGTGCAGGGTGATAATGCAATCGGCCTGCTCAATGCGCGCAAGAGTGGTTCCGCACGCGACTATCCGGCCGATGAAGTTTCGGCCCGGATGGCGGTCTACATCCTCAAGGATGTGTTGGTTCGTGGGCGGAACTCGATCGAAGTTACACTGCACCCAAAGGAGATCACTGCCGACTCGGCGCTTCCAACGGTTTATGTGGATGGGCTTCTTCGGTTTGCAGATGGCACTACAGGGCGCGTGTTCACTAACGCGTTATGGCAGGCGCGTGTTCCCGGAGGGCGCGGCGAGTGGTCCGGCGCACGCGTGGCCACGCGGCCGGACCTCATCACCCCGGGAATCGAGCACCTTTTCGTTGACGCCAAGGTGACTTCCGCCGCCGGCTCCCGTGTTCGGCTGCTCCGTAACGGCGTGGTTCTTGCACTTCTGATGCTGCTCGCCGGCTTCGTCGTCGCACGTCTGCTTGGGCAACCTGCCCCTCCGTCGGTTTCACCGATGCGCCGAGTTGGAGGCGTATTTATGCCGCCGGCGCTGGTGCTTGCAGTAGCGTGGATGCTTCAGGTGATCTTTGCCCCATCTACACAGGCGTTCCTCTTCAGCTCGAGCAGATACGCCGAGGCCGTGTTGTGGGTGGCGCTGTGCGCTTGGCTGGCCGGTGTCGCGGCTTTGGCGCTAAGCCGGAGGTCAGAGCCAGCCCAGTCGGCGGAGGCAGACTTACGCCGCCCGTTCTGGCGGTTAGCCATAAGGCACGGGCCGGCCGTCGCGATGTGCCTGATGCTGGTTGCTGCCGCAGTTTTTACTTTCACCGGTCTTCGGCGGAACGGCTTCATTCCCGATGAGTACGTCTCACTGCTCGCCGCTCGGGGCATCCTCCGCACGGGGCTGCCACTATATCAAAAAAGCGGCATCCTCTATCCACGCAGCTCGCTCTACCATTATCTGCTTGCTCCGTTTGAGGCCTGGGGATACCACACCGGCAACCTGGCGTTCACGCGAGTGCTCTCCGGTTTGTGGCACCTTGCCCTGATCGTCGTCACTTACCTCTTTGGACGGGAGCTGAAAGACCGCCGTACCGGACTGCTTGCCGCTGCGCTGATCGCTTTCTCTCCCTACGCGCTCTACTATGCCCGAGAAGTGCGCTTCTACAGCCAGTTTGCCTTCTTCTCCACGCTCACTTTCTATCTGCTGCTCAAGAGCGTTCGCAATCCGGATAATGACCGGTATCGCTTTGCCACACTTCTCGCCTACATGGGCGGCTACCTGAGCCAGGAGATCATGTTCACCGCCATACCCGCGATGATGCTGGTGGTGCTGCTGGCCGGCCAGGGCCGGCTGTGGCTGAAGCGCTGGGTAGCGACTGCAATGGTGGCGGTGGTGGTTGTGATGAGCCTTGACCTCTGGCTCTATTTCCACTATTGCGTTACCGCACTGCCCTGGGTGGATGTAAACGCGTATCCGCTCCTCGCATTCCATGTGGATGATCTCGACTTGACAACGTCGATCCTCCTGACCAACAATGAACGCGCGCAGATTGTGATTGGCATTCTGGTACTTGGCGGCGCACTCTATCTCCTCTATCGCGTGTTCACCAAACCCACCGAGGAGTCGGCGGCAGAACGGCCCTGGCGTTGGTGGAACTATCTTTACGTGGTAACGCTGGCGCCACTCTTCGTGCTCACCATCATCAGTCCACATCCGGCGAGCCGCTACGCCGTGGGATTTATCGCGCTGACCGGACTCATCGCTGCCTGCATGGCGCGCGAGATCGGCAGCAGACTTGCCCGATGGTTCGACGGGGGCGCCGCATCGCTTGCTTCACGCTACTCCACACTGCTCTATGCCGTGGGTATTGTTTGCGTCGCGGCGGCCGCATACCGGCCGCTCCGGACGCTCCACGCCGACAGCCGTACCTACGACAGCAGCTTTACCTCTGCAGCCCACTTCATCGAACAGCACCGAAAACCGGGTGACAAGATAATGGCCTTCAATCCTGAAGTGGCCATGGTTGAACTGGACCAATGCGATTACTTCTGGCGGCCCTACAATCAGGCGGAAGACAAGTACATCGCCGACGATGGCAGACTGCGTGAGCGTGACTCCGGCGCGGTCGTGATCGATAATGTGGACAAGCTGCGCTGGGTGATCAGCCACTACCCGCGCGTTTGGCTCATCTTCCCACCTAGAAACCTCAGCGCCTCACACTACCTGCCCGTGAACCAGTTGAACAGCGAACTCTCTGCCAACTTCAGGGTGGTATTTCATTCGCTCAATTGTCAGGTCTGGCTGTGGGATGCATCTCTGAACCACTATCGCGACCGGCTGAACAGCAGTGGAATGGATCAAATCGACTTCTAA
- a CDS encoding cysteine desulfurase — protein METRAVIPQEYAVESVRAQFPALHQLVHGKPLIYLDNAATTQKPDVVLDALSGYYRNDNANVHRGVHELSARATDAYEGARDQVRSFLGANKVEEIIFTRGATESINLVAQSFGRANVGAGDEVLITGMEHHSNIVPWQMLCTERGAKLCVAPISVSGELMPGEWERRLTPRTRIAAVTHMSNALGTVNPVRELVAIAHRAGVPVLVDGAQAAYHVPVNVADLGCDFYAFSGHKVYGPTGIGVLYGREDLLRAMPPWQGGGDMIASVTFTGSTWNDLPWKFEAGTPHIAGAIGLAAALRFLSGLGMAAVGKHEHDLLKYAEERLMEVPGLRIVGTAAAKASVHSFVMQAAHPHDIGTIVDREGVAIRTGHHCAQPVMQRFGIPATARMSLACYNTRADVDALAQSLYKVVRLMGGEG, from the coding sequence ATGGAGACTCGCGCTGTCATACCGCAGGAGTACGCCGTCGAGAGTGTGCGTGCCCAGTTTCCGGCGCTCCATCAGTTGGTGCACGGCAAGCCGCTCATCTACCTCGACAACGCAGCAACCACTCAAAAGCCCGATGTGGTGCTGGACGCGCTGAGCGGGTACTACCGCAACGACAACGCCAACGTGCACCGCGGCGTCCACGAGCTCAGCGCCCGCGCCACCGACGCGTACGAAGGTGCTCGCGACCAGGTCCGGTCTTTCCTCGGCGCAAACAAGGTTGAGGAGATTATCTTCACCCGCGGCGCCACCGAGTCGATCAATCTGGTGGCGCAGTCGTTCGGCCGCGCCAACGTTGGCGCCGGTGACGAAGTGCTCATAACCGGCATGGAGCACCACTCCAACATCGTGCCGTGGCAGATGCTCTGTACCGAACGTGGAGCAAAGCTGTGCGTGGCGCCGATTTCGGTCAGCGGTGAACTGATGCCGGGTGAATGGGAGCGGCGGCTAACACCAAGAACGCGTATCGCCGCCGTTACGCATATGTCCAACGCGTTGGGCACCGTGAATCCCGTGCGCGAACTGGTGGCGATCGCCCACCGCGCCGGCGTCCCGGTATTGGTCGATGGCGCACAGGCGGCCTATCATGTGCCTGTGAATGTAGCGGACCTCGGCTGCGATTTCTACGCATTCTCCGGGCACAAGGTGTATGGCCCTACCGGCATTGGCGTTCTGTACGGCCGTGAAGATCTGCTTCGTGCCATGCCACCCTGGCAGGGCGGTGGAGATATGATAGCCTCGGTAACCTTTACTGGCAGTACCTGGAACGACCTGCCCTGGAAGTTTGAAGCCGGTACGCCGCATATCGCCGGCGCGATCGGCCTCGCTGCAGCGCTGCGGTTCCTATCCGGACTGGGAATGGCGGCGGTCGGCAAACATGAGCACGATCTGCTCAAGTATGCAGAGGAGCGCCTCATGGAAGTGCCGGGTCTGCGGATCGTCGGCACGGCTGCCGCCAAGGCCAGCGTCCACTCGTTTGTGATGCAGGCCGCCCATCCGCATGATATCGGAACCATTGTAGATCGGGAGGGCGTGGCGATCCGTACCGGACACCACTGTGCGCAGCCCGTGATGCAGCGGTTTGGCATACCGGCGACGGCGCGCATGTCGCTGGCGTGCTACAACACCCGAGCAGACGTCGACGCCCTGGCCCAGAGTTTGTACAAGGTTGTTCGGTTAATGGGAGGGGAGGGCTAG
- a CDS encoding iron-sulfur cluster assembly accessory protein, with the protein METATAGSAAVTLTPAAANRVRLLMDRKGAQPWVLRVGVRGGGCSGLSYYLELAEAPRAGDTELDAHGITVVVDPKSLKHITGLVLDYSTKNLLEGGWKFSNPNAARSCGCGTSFTPAAHKTSER; encoded by the coding sequence ATGGAAACAGCCACCGCCGGGAGCGCAGCGGTAACACTGACGCCGGCCGCAGCTAACCGTGTGCGCCTGTTGATGGACCGGAAGGGCGCGCAGCCCTGGGTGCTTCGGGTGGGTGTGCGTGGCGGCGGCTGCTCCGGCCTTTCGTACTATCTGGAGCTTGCCGAGGCGCCCCGTGCCGGAGATACGGAACTGGATGCACACGGTATAACCGTTGTGGTCGACCCTAAAAGTCTGAAGCACATTACCGGCCTCGTTCTGGACTACTCCACGAAGAACCTTCTGGAAGGCGGCTGGAAGTTCTCCAACCCAAACGCGGCCCGCAGTTGCGGATGCGGTACCTCGTTCACACCCGCGGCTCACAAGACGTCCGAGCGCTGA
- a CDS encoding DUF59 domain-containing protein: MRRPSVRNDSSDAAEKQLTPLEVSLIEDQIVEVLKGIYDPEVPVNIYEMGLIYNLEVSDTGAVEVTMTLTSPACPVAESLPPEVEQKVRDVAGVTAVDLRLVWEPPWSLMMMSEAAKLELGFF; encoded by the coding sequence ATGAGGAGGCCGTCCGTGAGGAACGATAGCTCCGATGCCGCGGAGAAACAGCTGACTCCGCTGGAGGTCTCTCTGATTGAGGATCAGATTGTTGAGGTTCTGAAGGGCATCTACGACCCGGAAGTGCCGGTCAACATCTATGAGATGGGCTTGATCTATAATCTGGAGGTGAGTGACACCGGTGCGGTGGAAGTTACCATGACGCTGACCTCGCCTGCCTGCCCGGTGGCTGAGTCTTTGCCGCCGGAGGTGGAGCAGAAGGTGCGCGACGTAGCCGGCGTGACCGCGGTGGATTTGCGACTGGTTTGGGAGCCGCCGTGGAGCCTGATGATGATGTCGGAGGCTGCCAAGCTGGAACTGGGGTTCTTTTGA